From Passer domesticus isolate bPasDom1 chromosome 8, bPasDom1.hap1, whole genome shotgun sequence, a single genomic window includes:
- the LOC135305937 gene encoding serine/threonine-protein kinase pim-1-like, with amino-acid sequence MLAVALLGGDQCLGLGCAAPGPEPPLSRCRERTPGDGRAGAGKAQQRLKERYRLGSLLGRGGFGNVFAATRLSDGAPPDGTSAPLEIVLLDKVSSGFSGVVQLLEWVELPNDILMVLERPEHCQDLHHFIQARGFLREEVARQLFHQVLEAVRHCTSCGVLHRDIKPENILVDLATGQAKLIDFGCGTYLQETAYTHFAGTPSYSPPEWTRFGWYHGEPATIWSLGILLHEMVCGKMPFRRGWNFSWGQLSQDSEDDIKDDMKDDNLATSS; translated from the exons ATGCTGgcggtggcgctgctgggcggggatcagtgcctggggctggggtg cgcggcccccggccccgagccgccgctGTCCCGTTGCAgggagcgaacgccgggggatggccgggccggggcgg ggaaggcgcagcagcgcctgaaggagcggtaccggctgggctcgctgctgggccggggcggATTCGGCAACGTCTTCgcagcaacgcggctctcggacggcgccccg cccgacggcaccagcgcacCCCTGGAGATTGtcctgctggacaaggtgtccagtggcttctccggtgtggtccagctgctggagtgggttgagctccccaacgacatcttgatggtgctggagcggccggAGCACTGTCAGGACCTGCACCATTTCATTCAAGCACGAGGGTTCCTgcgcgaggaggtggcgcggcagctgttccaccaggtgctggaggccgtgcggcactgcaccagctgcggggtcctgcaccgcgacatcaaaccagagaacatcctggttgacctggccactgggcaggccaaattgattgactttggctgtggcacctacctgcaagagacagcctacactcactttgcag gaacaccatcatacagccccccggaatggacccgctttggctggtaccatggcgagccagctaccatctggtccctgggcatcctgctgcatgagatggtctgtgggaagatgcctttcaggaggggctggaacttcagctggggccagctctcac aagacagcgaggatgacatcaaggatgatatgaaggatgacaacctggccaccagcagttga